From the genome of Labedella gwakjiensis:
ATCAGCCGGATACGAGACGCCAACCGTCTCGCCGACGATCCTCCCGAGCTGTCCCCGCGCGGCGAGCGCCGACTCATGCACTGCCCCCTCGTCGTGAGGGAGTCGGTCGCCCCCGCACCTCCCCCCTGATTCCTCCTCCCCCCTGCGCACACCCGCGCGATCGATCCGGCGCCGTTCATCCGACGATGCCGTCCCGCACCACCCGAACCGGACGTCCGTCGTGCCGGTGACCACCCGTGCCCGCCGGTCGCGACCTCCGTCGCGCCCTCGGGCCTCCCTCCCCATTGGAAAAGCAAGGAAGCTCGACATGAAGAGATCACCGATCCGGCGACGCACCATCGCCGCCGCCACCACGCTCATCGCGGCTGCAGCCGCTCTCACCGGATGCGCCGGCTCGTCCGGTTCGGACGGCGACACGTTCACGATCGTCCAGTACGAGAACCCCGACTCCGCGCAAGGACAGGGGTGGGCGCTCGCCCTCGAGATGTTCAAGGAGATGCATCCCGACGTCACCGTCGACTTCCAGACGACGAGCTTCGACGCGATCCGGCAGAACGCGAAGATCATGCTCTCCGGCAACGACGTGCCCGACGTGATGGAGTTCAACAAGGGCAACGCCGACGGCGGCCAGCTCGCCGCGCAGGGACTCCTCGACCCGATCACCGACCTCGTCGAGGAACGCGGATGGGACGAGAAGGTCAGCGGCGGCATGGCCTCGTTCGCGCGCTACGACGAGAACGGCAATGCGGGCTCCGGTGACTGGTACGGCGTGCCGAACATCGGCGAGTACGTGATGTTCTACTACAACGAGGACCTGTTCGAACAGGCGGGTGTGACCGAGATCCCCACGACCCTCGACGGCTTCGAATCGGCGATGGACGCGATGCTCGCCGCCGGTATCACCCCCATCTCGAGCTCGGCGGCCACGAGCCAGGGCTTCAACCAGATGTGGGTGTGGTACTCGCTCGTCTCGCAGGCCGCCGGTGACGATCGGTCCGCGATCGACGACTTCATGTTCCTGAAGGAGGACATCGACTTCTCGACCGGCCCGTGGGCCGAGGGGACGCAGCGGTTCCAGGACTGGATCGACAAGGGCTACGTCGGCGAGGACCTCGGCGGGCTGAGCTTCGAGCAGGCGACCGTCAACTTCTTGAGCGGCGACACCGCGATGCTCATCTGGAACAACGGCGAGTTCGCCCGCATCCGGGAACAGGCCACGTTCCCGTGGAACTACTTCACGCTCCCGGGCGCCGAGCTCTCCATGGGGTCGTCTGGTCACCTCTGGGGCATCCCGGCCAAGTCCGACAACAAGGACCTCGCCGCCGACTGGATCGACATCACGCTCAGCCCGGAGGTGCAGAACCTCATCGGACAGAAGGGTGGCCTGCCGCTCGCCGGCGACACGAGCACCATCGACGACGAGATCACGCGCACCTTCACCGAGCGCTTCGACGAGCTCGTCGAGTCCGACGCCATGACCTTCTACCCGGACTACCCGGTCCCCGGCTTCCTCGACTTCATTCAGACGCACATGCAGGCGATGTCGAACGGGAACGAGACCGCCGAGGAGTACCTCGACGCCCTCCAGCAGTTCTACGACGACGGCAAGGCCGCCGCCTCCGAAGGCTGATCCGTCATCGCGTCGCCACAGCTCGTCCGTCGCCCCCGGCCCGCCGTCTCGGCGGGCCGGGGCCCCACCCGGAGGGAACACATGTCCCCGCGCACCACCGCCCGTCGGCAAGCGCCCTACCTGCTCTATCTGCTCCCGATCGCCTGCGGGTTCCTCCTCGTGGTGATCGCCCCGTTCGTCATGAACGTGGCCGTGAGCCTGTTCCGGTGGAAGGGCGGGCTCGCCCCGATGCGCTGGTACGGCCTCGGGAACTACACCGATCTGCTCGCCGACGAGCAGTTCTGGAGGTCGTTCTCCAACTCCATCGCGATGATCGTCGCGATCGTCGTGATCCCCACGGCCATCGGCGTGGTCCTCGCCGCTCTCCTCTTCGACTACCTCGGGAAGACGTTCGGCACACGCGTCGCCTCGTTCCTCCGGGCCACCTACTACCTCCCGCAGATCCTGCCCATCGCGGTCGCCGGCTTCATCTGGAGCTGGATCCTCGACACCCGGAACGGCGCCCTGAACGCGACGCTCCACG
Proteins encoded in this window:
- a CDS encoding ABC transporter substrate-binding protein, with product MKRSPIRRRTIAAATTLIAAAAALTGCAGSSGSDGDTFTIVQYENPDSAQGQGWALALEMFKEMHPDVTVDFQTTSFDAIRQNAKIMLSGNDVPDVMEFNKGNADGGQLAAQGLLDPITDLVEERGWDEKVSGGMASFARYDENGNAGSGDWYGVPNIGEYVMFYYNEDLFEQAGVTEIPTTLDGFESAMDAMLAAGITPISSSAATSQGFNQMWVWYSLVSQAAGDDRSAIDDFMFLKEDIDFSTGPWAEGTQRFQDWIDKGYVGEDLGGLSFEQATVNFLSGDTAMLIWNNGEFARIREQATFPWNYFTLPGAELSMGSSGHLWGIPAKSDNKDLAADWIDITLSPEVQNLIGQKGGLPLAGDTSTIDDEITRTFTERFDELVESDAMTFYPDYPVPGFLDFIQTHMQAMSNGNETAEEYLDALQQFYDDGKAAASEG